In Primulina huaijiensis isolate GDHJ02 chromosome 4, ASM1229523v2, whole genome shotgun sequence, a genomic segment contains:
- the LOC140975869 gene encoding uncharacterized protein, which translates to MAQPDEEEVWRVFVDGASSLAGCGVGVVIVSPTGEKIKLAVRIDSRVTNNEAEYEAVLAGIRAAQEVGVSRIILYSDSQLITPQINGVYEAKDDRMLKYLQLIKTKTKTFVDWGIEQIPREENGEADALAKLAAFLSEVSTREVLYVSHLILSTAEEALPAPEDSCMTSLIKFITAGELPEDKVQAQKIKRQAPRFVLLNNVLYRRSF; encoded by the coding sequence ATGGCCCAGCCCGATGAAGAAGAAGTATGGAGAGTGTTCGTGGACGGGGCATCAAGCCTTGCGGGGTGTGGAGTAGGTGTTGTGATAGTATCTCCCACAGGAGAAAAGATCAAATTAGCAGTAAGAATTGATTCTCGGGTAACTAATAATGAGGccgagtatgaagctgtcctcGCTGGTATCCGAGCAGCACAGGAGGTCGGAGTTTCCCGGATTATTCTCTATTCCGATTCACAACTAATCACTCCACAGATAAATGGTGTTTATGAGGCCAAAGATGACAGGATGCTAAAATACttacagctcataaaaaccAAGACAAAGACCTTTGTGGATTGGGGTATTGAACAAATACCCCGGGAAGAGAATGGAGAGGCGGATGCTCTTGCAAAATTGGCTGCTTTTTTATCTGAGGTCAGCACCCGGGAAGTGTTATATGTTTCGCATTTAATCCTCTCTACAGCCGAAGAGGCATTACCAGCACCAGAGGACTCCTGTATGACATCCTTGATCAAATTCATTACAGCAGGAGAACTACCGGAAGACAAAGTCCAGGCTCAAAAAATCAAGAGACAGGCTCCCAGGTTTGTTCTCTTGAATAATGTCTTATACAGAAGATCATTCTAG